A genomic window from Sulfurimonas sp. hsl 1-7 includes:
- the miaA gene encoding tRNA (adenosine(37)-N6)-dimethylallyltransferase MiaA: MKQLAIIGPTASGKSDLAIKIAQKIDAYILSIDSLSIYKEIDIVSAKPSKEELSLIKHFGINELSPNEYFSVEILIKIYQDVVKRCRQDQKNLVIVGGTSFYLKSLLDGLSQLPDISEEITYKVQKKLKNLQESYECLSKIDPDYMKNIAQNDRYRIEKALLIYEASKISPSEWFKQNPPKPVIKDLEVFNIDVEREVLRERINKRTSKMAEMGLIDEVAYLEQKYTRSPNAMAAIGIVEVLDYLDGKIEKDEMIQLIAIHTAQLAKRQQTFNRTQFENITSAKLEDLEEIILNHNFLFQNS, translated from the coding sequence ATGAAACAACTCGCAATCATAGGTCCGACCGCATCAGGAAAAAGTGATCTCGCAATCAAAATAGCACAAAAAATAGATGCCTATATACTCTCTATCGACTCACTAAGTATCTATAAAGAGATCGATATCGTATCTGCTAAACCCTCAAAAGAGGAGCTCTCTTTAATAAAGCATTTTGGCATAAATGAACTCTCCCCAAATGAGTACTTTAGTGTCGAGATACTTATCAAGATCTATCAAGATGTTGTAAAACGATGTCGACAAGATCAGAAAAACCTCGTAATTGTAGGGGGGACCTCTTTTTACCTGAAATCTTTACTCGATGGCTTATCCCAATTACCCGATATCTCGGAGGAGATAACATATAAAGTCCAGAAAAAACTTAAAAACCTCCAAGAGTCTTATGAGTGTCTTAGTAAAATAGATCCCGATTATATGAAAAACATCGCTCAAAACGATCGCTACAGAATTGAGAAAGCGCTTTTGATTTATGAAGCTTCAAAGATCTCACCAAGCGAATGGTTTAAACAAAATCCTCCAAAACCTGTCATAAAAGATTTAGAGGTTTTTAATATCGATGTTGAAAGAGAAGTGCTTCGCGAGAGAATCAACAAGCGTACATCTAAAATGGCTGAGATGGGGCTCATTGATGAAGTAGCTTATCTCGAGCAAAAATATACGCGTAGTCCCAATGCAATGGCGGCGATCGGCATCGTTGAAGTACTTGATTACTTAGATGGAAAAATAGAAAAAGATGAGATGATACAACTCATTGCGATCCATACGGCTCAGCTTGCCAAAAGGCAGCAGACGTTTAATCGCACTCAGTTTGAAAATATAACGAGTGCGAAACTTGAAGATCTCGAGGAGATTATTTTAAATCATAACTTTTTATTCCAAAACTCCTAA
- a CDS encoding DUF3373 family protein codes for MNKPLLLSLVASATIMGSSLSADTMYDRFEAMELKMQTMQKELDELRAKKSVSKDEEADDEEATADSEDDEEKVASAESDDEEDDEEEDSIEDQIAEIQENITELNKATNGSHLKFGVDYRFALENLNYKMADGSEAKNDAFMTNRFWLNMDWAATKNLSFHGQLAYNKAFGARSGWNNNQAGFETFDWITNENAYDDVLRVKNAYFLYTNNEFIGADIPWTFSIGRRPSTNGHLINLRDDDRAASPQGHTINVEFDGLSAKFGLENITGVNGMYVKFCAGRGGSNAAPKFFSVNPTTYQPVPNAPYATNPGDIADIDLAGLIFRVYSNGQYTFDTQFYYANNLIDADIDSTTGVMSGMKTVGGLYSGTASFMVNGIGEGYSDYLDDTIFFASAAMTKTDPKQDASMLGAPIGESRTGYSYWVGLQMPSLFTEDGKWGLEYNHGTKYWRSITYSEDTNIGSKVAARGNAYEVYFTEYLVEDILSMQIRYTYIDYDFTGSNYFFGETTGTPYKISELTGTDAAVNVDKAQDIRFYIRYKF; via the coding sequence ATGAATAAGCCTTTATTATTATCATTGGTCGCTTCAGCTACTATTATGGGGAGTAGTTTATCAGCAGATACAATGTATGATCGATTTGAAGCGATGGAACTTAAAATGCAGACAATGCAAAAAGAGTTAGATGAGCTAAGAGCTAAAAAGTCAGTATCAAAGGATGAAGAAGCAGATGATGAAGAAGCAACTGCAGACTCAGAAGATGATGAAGAAAAAGTAGCCAGTGCAGAGTCTGATGATGAAGAGGACGATGAAGAGGAAGATAGCATTGAGGATCAAATAGCAGAGATCCAAGAGAACATTACAGAACTCAACAAAGCTACTAACGGTAGTCATCTCAAATTCGGTGTAGATTACAGATTCGCACTTGAAAATCTAAACTATAAAATGGCAGATGGAAGCGAAGCTAAAAACGATGCCTTTATGACAAACAGATTTTGGCTAAACATGGACTGGGCGGCTACGAAAAATCTAAGCTTCCACGGTCAACTGGCTTACAACAAAGCTTTTGGTGCAAGAAGTGGCTGGAATAATAATCAAGCCGGATTTGAAACATTTGACTGGATTACTAATGAGAATGCATACGATGATGTACTTCGTGTAAAAAATGCATACTTTCTATATACTAATAATGAGTTTATCGGAGCAGATATCCCTTGGACATTTAGTATAGGTCGCCGTCCGTCTACAAACGGTCACCTTATAAATTTAAGAGATGATGACCGTGCAGCATCTCCTCAAGGGCACACTATCAATGTTGAATTTGATGGTTTAAGTGCAAAATTCGGACTTGAAAATATTACAGGCGTAAACGGTATGTATGTTAAGTTCTGTGCAGGACGTGGTGGAAGTAACGCAGCTCCTAAGTTTTTCTCGGTAAATCCAACAACGTATCAACCTGTTCCAAATGCTCCATATGCTACAAATCCAGGGGATATAGCAGATATTGATTTAGCCGGTTTAATCTTTAGAGTCTATAGCAATGGACAATATACTTTTGATACACAGTTTTACTATGCTAATAATTTAATTGATGCTGATATTGACAGTACTACTGGTGTCATGTCAGGAATGAAAACTGTTGGAGGCCTTTATAGCGGGACTGCTAGTTTTATGGTTAACGGTATCGGTGAAGGGTATAGTGATTACCTTGATGATACTATTTTCTTTGCAAGTGCTGCTATGACTAAAACTGATCCAAAACAAGATGCAAGTATGCTTGGTGCTCCTATTGGGGAAAGCAGAACTGGTTACTCTTACTGGGTAGGTTTACAAATGCCTTCACTCTTTACTGAAGATGGAAAATGGGGTCTTGAGTATAACCACGGTACAAAATACTGGAGAAGTATTACATACTCTGAAGATACAAATATAGGTTCAAAAGTTGCTGCCCGCGGTAATGCATATGAAGTATATTTCACAGAGTATTTAGTAGAAGATATCTTATCTATGCAGATTCGCTATACATATATTGATTATGATTTTACTGGAAGTAATTATTTCTTTGGAGAGACAACAGGTACGCCATATAAGATTTCAGAACTTACTGGTACTGATGCTGCTGTCAATGTTGACAAAGCACAAGATATCCGTTTTTATATCAGATATAAATTCTAA
- a CDS encoding DUF6115 domain-containing protein, with the protein MALIILYLLYYVYTKDTTYSKNIRSVASVVEDLNRELYYLKKQLSEAETKFQSNSQRMNDDEIYQEIERSVYDMVQPLSIAMKQLQSNIEIIEGQIEHRIAQLESGVKQFSIPTSIHANDDEKIISLFKQGVSIETIAKELHLSKPEVEFVLKINKIK; encoded by the coding sequence ATGGCACTCATAATCCTATATCTTTTATATTATGTTTATACAAAAGACACGACATACTCAAAAAATATCCGCTCGGTTGCTTCTGTGGTGGAAGACCTAAATCGTGAGCTTTATTATCTTAAAAAACAACTCTCAGAAGCTGAGACAAAATTTCAATCAAATTCACAAAGAATGAATGATGATGAGATCTATCAAGAGATTGAAAGAAGTGTCTATGATATGGTACAACCGCTCTCTATAGCTATGAAACAATTACAGTCAAACATTGAAATTATTGAGGGGCAGATAGAACATAGAATTGCACAGCTTGAAAGCGGTGTAAAACAGTTCTCTATCCCGACATCTATCCATGCAAACGATGATGAAAAAATCATTTCACTTTTTAAGCAGGGTGTATCGATCGAAACAATTGCAAAAGAACTTCATCTTTCAAAACCTGAAGTAGAGTTTGTTCTTAAAATCAATAAAATTAAGTAG
- the bcp gene encoding thioredoxin-dependent thiol peroxidase, whose protein sequence is MIEVGANAPEFCLPNQDDVEICLRDLKGKWIVLYFYPKDSTPGCTTEACEFTEAEPQFGDMDAIILGVSADSTKRHRNFIEKQNLSITLLSDESTDMMQEYGVWQLKKNYGREYMGIVRSTFIIDPKGVVQAVWDKVRVKGHVEAVKEKLVELQA, encoded by the coding sequence ATGATTGAAGTTGGCGCAAACGCACCGGAATTTTGTTTACCGAATCAGGATGATGTGGAGATCTGTTTACGTGATCTCAAAGGAAAATGGATAGTACTTTATTTTTATCCAAAAGATTCAACTCCTGGTTGTACGACTGAAGCGTGTGAGTTTACTGAAGCGGAGCCTCAGTTTGGAGATATGGATGCTATTATTTTAGGTGTAAGTGCAGACAGTACAAAACGTCACCGTAACTTTATTGAAAAACAAAATCTTAGCATTACACTACTAAGTGATGAATCAACAGATATGATGCAAGAGTACGGTGTTTGGCAGCTTAAGAAAAATTACGGCCGTGAATATATGGGAATTGTCCGTTCAACTTTTATAATCGATCCTAAAGGTGTTGTTCAAGCTGTTTGGGATAAAGTTCGTGTAAAAGGGCATGTTGAAGCTGTAAAAGAGAAGCTCGTAGAATTACAAGCTTAA
- a CDS encoding RDD family protein, producing the protein MENEKFIGFGKRLGAFMIDAIIIFVVWQFLMGLLFGLGLRGEETIGKVVVIVYSLIYFSYFIFLESSKKQATLGKRIFKIKVVNHEGERLSIANSAGRNFGRILSGLILGIGYLMVLFTPKKQALHDKLAKTYVVGK; encoded by the coding sequence ATGGAAAACGAAAAGTTTATTGGTTTTGGAAAAAGATTAGGTGCATTTATGATAGATGCAATTATTATCTTTGTAGTGTGGCAGTTCTTAATGGGTTTACTATTTGGTTTAGGCCTTAGGGGTGAGGAAACAATTGGTAAAGTAGTTGTGATAGTTTATTCATTAATTTATTTTAGTTACTTCATATTTTTAGAAAGTTCTAAAAAACAGGCAACGTTAGGAAAAAGAATATTCAAGATAAAAGTTGTAAATCATGAAGGTGAAAGACTTTCTATTGCGAATTCTGCAGGAAGAAATTTTGGTCGAATTTTGTCGGGACTAATTTTAGGAATAGGCTATTTAATGGTACTTTTTACACCAAAGAAGCAAGCTTTACATGATAAACTTGCTAAAACATATGTAGTAGGGAAATAA
- the murG gene encoding undecaprenyldiphospho-muramoylpentapeptide beta-N-acetylglucosaminyltransferase, with product MKICITGGGTGGHLMVAEALVEAVVNDGDEAIFIGSNKGQDQKYFGEHSEFSHVYFLETTGVVNQRGLGKIKALYKVFKAFLEARKILKKHKIEATYSVGGFSAAAASFATLSLFKPLFIHEQNAKTGRLNAILKPFAKRFISAYEKDSKIQGYPVKELFVKTARVRTELKTIIFLGGSHGARAINDLALSIAWKLKKQGIKIIHQAGESDLQRVEDEYKKLGIDDVELYGFTKELPALIEKADMAVSRAGASTLWELSTNGCPAFYIPYPYAAGDHQYYNAKFIVDHELGWCEREGEELRSKLLHAIKESDLKNKSEKLLNYNEENVATKMIKEVRDILHA from the coding sequence ATGAAAATATGTATAACAGGTGGTGGAACCGGCGGTCATTTAATGGTGGCAGAGGCATTGGTTGAAGCTGTTGTAAATGATGGTGATGAAGCGATATTTATCGGTTCAAACAAAGGTCAGGACCAAAAATATTTTGGTGAGCATAGTGAGTTTTCCCATGTATATTTTTTGGAGACTACCGGTGTTGTAAACCAAAGAGGTTTAGGAAAGATAAAAGCACTCTATAAAGTGTTTAAAGCTTTTTTAGAAGCGAGAAAGATTTTAAAGAAACACAAAATAGAAGCAACTTACAGTGTCGGCGGTTTCTCTGCAGCAGCGGCATCTTTTGCAACGCTCTCTTTATTTAAACCCCTTTTCATACATGAACAAAATGCGAAAACGGGACGACTCAATGCAATTTTAAAACCGTTTGCTAAACGTTTTATCTCCGCTTACGAGAAAGATTCTAAGATTCAAGGGTATCCGGTCAAAGAGCTTTTTGTAAAAACTGCAAGGGTAAGAACAGAATTAAAAACGATTATATTTTTAGGCGGCAGTCACGGAGCACGTGCTATTAACGATCTTGCTCTCAGTATAGCTTGGAAGTTAAAAAAACAGGGAATAAAAATTATTCATCAAGCGGGAGAGAGTGACTTGCAAAGGGTAGAGGATGAGTATAAAAAACTCGGCATTGACGATGTTGAACTCTACGGGTTTACAAAAGAGCTGCCTGCTTTGATCGAAAAAGCAGATATGGCGGTAAGCCGTGCAGGAGCTTCAACACTTTGGGAGTTGAGTACAAACGGATGTCCGGCATTTTACATCCCATACCCTTATGCAGCAGGTGATCATCAGTATTATAATGCAAAGTTTATCGTAGATCATGAGTTGGGATGGTGTGAGCGAGAGGGTGAAGAGTTACGCTCGAAACTGCTTCATGCAATTAAAGAGAGTGATCTTAAAAATAAAAGTGAAAAGCTCTTGAATTATAATGAAGAGAATGTTGCAACAAAAATGATCAAAGAGGTGAGGGATATACTTCATGCTTAA
- a CDS encoding DedA family protein: MLKELAQFLVDQIFEFGYPGIFILMAVESSFIPFPSEIVLVPAGYLASQEKMNIVLITLSAVGGSMVGALINYYLAYFVGRRFLKKYGKYFFISKETLAKMDSFFTKHGAISTFTGRLIPAVRQLISIPAGLAHMDIVKFSIYTALGAGLWSLVLIFLGYFIGENQELIDQYLKQITFSVVILVIIFAFIYYKIKTKRV; this comes from the coding sequence ATGCTTAAGGAATTAGCACAGTTTTTAGTTGACCAGATATTTGAGTTTGGATATCCGGGTATTTTTATTTTAATGGCGGTAGAATCGAGTTTTATCCCGTTTCCTAGTGAAATAGTATTAGTCCCTGCCGGGTATCTCGCATCTCAAGAGAAGATGAATATAGTTTTAATTACTTTGAGTGCCGTTGGCGGTTCTATGGTGGGTGCACTTATCAACTACTATCTGGCATATTTTGTAGGGCGCAGATTTTTAAAAAAATATGGAAAATATTTTTTCATATCTAAAGAGACACTTGCTAAAATGGACAGCTTTTTTACAAAGCACGGTGCTATTTCAACTTTTACGGGGCGACTCATTCCTGCCGTTCGTCAACTTATCTCGATCCCTGCAGGTTTAGCGCATATGGATATTGTAAAGTTTTCAATATATACTGCTTTGGGTGCAGGACTGTGGTCATTGGTTCTTATATTTTTAGGGTACTTCATAGGTGAAAATCAAGAGCTGATAGATCAGTATCTCAAACAAATAACTTTCTCTGTAGTTATTTTAGTTATAATATTTGCTTTCATATATTATAAAATCAAAACAAAAAGGGTTTAA
- a CDS encoding CHASE2 domain-containing protein encodes MIKESLIKASISALLTFIIYQFYNVEFIRATIEDAAFDTTSWFALSKTSTDTNQSNVFILMLDDKYLNSKKLLDDNNETNYGYILPREYLAEIISNLDLLVEDIDEENYPSALFLDYDLSYLSDPHNKTASAGDIELLEVLKHPRPYIIYLPITSNYNYIYYSADKEIQKLIDIGKIKFISVGLTSASDNVSRRYYPYELYRDRENKEQKFMNVAIELYVDQNHLKKNIFDTFSQTGSALVENRIIFKDFNVLEDTNDYTTYQSNWKKLSAMSANYPLDTIYEDDLKNAVFFVGAAHSASDDTFEIDAYSRQVSGIEMHANALMTLNYLQGKLKRLPLYISSLIVFFVILFVDLMLSLLYEKLMQLKESIQSQKVKKCMTFFIHDEKDDFHEMWLVVISLGIMFLISYNLLLSTQHYWFNWMIPALMYPPYLVLMGFKKFIK; translated from the coding sequence TTGATAAAAGAATCATTGATAAAAGCTTCGATAAGTGCACTGTTAACATTTATAATTTATCAATTTTATAATGTAGAGTTTATTCGTGCAACGATAGAAGATGCGGCCTTCGATACTACAAGTTGGTTCGCTCTTTCTAAGACATCTACAGATACAAATCAAAGCAATGTGTTTATTTTAATGCTCGATGATAAGTATTTGAATTCAAAAAAACTTTTAGATGACAACAATGAAACAAACTATGGATATATTCTCCCGCGCGAATATTTAGCAGAGATAATCTCAAATCTTGATCTTTTGGTTGAAGATATTGATGAAGAAAATTATCCTTCTGCTCTTTTTTTAGATTACGATCTTTCATATTTAAGTGATCCCCACAACAAAACAGCAAGTGCCGGGGATATAGAACTTTTAGAAGTTTTAAAACATCCTCGACCATACATTATTTACCTACCAATCACATCGAACTATAACTATATATATTATTCAGCCGACAAAGAGATTCAAAAACTTATTGATATTGGTAAGATCAAATTTATCTCTGTGGGCTTAACGTCAGCAAGTGACAATGTAAGTAGAAGATATTACCCTTATGAGCTTTATAGAGATAGAGAAAATAAAGAGCAAAAGTTTATGAATGTCGCCATAGAACTTTATGTAGATCAAAATCATTTAAAGAAAAATATCTTTGATACTTTTTCACAAACAGGTTCAGCACTTGTTGAGAATAGAATTATTTTTAAAGACTTTAATGTGTTGGAAGATACTAATGATTATACGACTTATCAGAGTAATTGGAAAAAACTTTCTGCAATGTCAGCCAATTATCCGCTTGATACAATTTATGAAGATGACTTAAAAAATGCTGTTTTTTTTGTTGGAGCTGCGCATAGTGCCAGTGATGACACTTTTGAGATAGATGCTTATTCCAGGCAAGTTAGTGGGATAGAGATGCATGCTAACGCACTTATGACACTTAATTATCTCCAAGGAAAGCTCAAACGGTTACCTCTTTACATAAGTAGTTTAATTGTATTTTTTGTTATCCTATTCGTAGACTTGATGCTATCACTACTCTATGAAAAACTGATGCAACTAAAAGAGTCTATACAATCACAAAAAGTGAAAAAATGTATGACATTCTTTATCCACGATGAAAAAGACGATTTTCATGAAATGTGGTTAGTTGTAATCTCTTTAGGGATAATGTTCCTCATCTCATACAACCTATTGTTATCGACACAGCACTATTGGTTTAACTGGATGATACCAGCCTTAATGTATCCACCATATCTTGTTTTGATGGGATTTAAAAAATTTATTAAATAA
- the mqnP gene encoding menaquinone biosynthesis prenyltransferase MqnP: protein MQDLKQKLKDFNELVMFEHSIFSLPFIFIAMVVAANGWFGFGLLFLGALAAVTARNFAMGVNRYADRDIDAHNPRTANRPNVDGRLDASAILIFIAVNALAFIVVAYLINPLAFKLSIPILLVLGSYSYFKRFSAMAHIILGISLGLAPIAGVIAVSAAIPIWSVLLALGVIFWVAGFDLLYSLQDMEYDVEKGLHSIPSKYGAESTLFISAIFHGLAVLFWLLFVWAADLGFFALLAAAGSGLVLAYEQKLVRRDFTQIDRAFFTVNGYLGIVFFILIVLDRMFA, encoded by the coding sequence TTGCAAGATTTAAAACAAAAGCTGAAAGACTTTAACGAACTTGTAATGTTTGAACACTCTATATTTTCACTGCCGTTTATTTTTATAGCGATGGTAGTAGCAGCTAACGGATGGTTTGGTTTCGGACTTCTTTTTTTAGGAGCGTTAGCAGCTGTAACTGCAAGAAACTTTGCAATGGGTGTAAACCGTTATGCCGATCGAGATATCGATGCACACAATCCTCGTACTGCAAACCGTCCAAATGTTGACGGCAGACTTGATGCAAGCGCAATACTGATTTTTATCGCTGTAAATGCTTTAGCTTTTATTGTAGTAGCATACTTGATAAACCCCTTGGCATTCAAACTCTCTATCCCGATTTTGTTAGTACTTGGATCATACTCATACTTTAAGCGTTTCTCTGCAATGGCACATATTATTTTAGGGATTTCACTGGGACTTGCTCCAATTGCCGGAGTTATTGCGGTGAGTGCAGCTATCCCTATCTGGTCGGTACTTCTTGCTCTTGGTGTTATCTTTTGGGTGGCAGGATTTGATCTGCTCTATTCACTTCAAGATATGGAGTACGACGTAGAGAAAGGTCTGCATTCTATCCCGTCAAAATACGGTGCAGAATCGACACTTTTTATCTCGGCAATTTTTCACGGACTTGCGGTGCTGTTTTGGCTCCTTTTCGTTTGGGCGGCAGACCTTGGATTTTTTGCACTTTTAGCAGCTGCGGGGAGCGGGCTGGTTCTTGCGTATGAGCAAAAACTGGTACGCCGTGATTTTACACAAATTGATCGAGCATTCTTTACGGTTAACGGTTATCTGGGGATTGTATTTTTTATCTTAATTGTACTTGATAGGATGTTTGCATGA
- a CDS encoding DUF420 domain-containing protein, whose product MDYMFSSGFFGTRAPLFMDVVTLIVAVLPLLIFGAILFAKKSNYKMHAFAQNLIYVVSVIVVIYFEYGVRIGGGFTTFASDTEVNYTYALFVLVFHISIAVATFAYWTLTIIKANKWFKNDVIPGEMSKTHKLMAIKSFLGIIFTSMTGIWVYISLFI is encoded by the coding sequence ATGGACTATATGTTCTCAAGTGGATTTTTTGGTACAAGAGCACCGCTTTTTATGGATGTTGTTACGTTAATAGTAGCAGTTTTACCGTTATTGATTTTCGGTGCTATTTTGTTTGCAAAAAAAAGCAATTATAAAATGCATGCTTTTGCACAAAATTTGATCTATGTAGTTTCTGTAATCGTTGTTATATATTTTGAATATGGTGTAAGAATCGGTGGGGGATTTACCACTTTTGCATCTGATACTGAAGTAAATTATACATATGCACTTTTTGTTTTAGTTTTTCATATTTCTATTGCAGTTGCTACTTTCGCTTACTGGACACTTACAATTATAAAAGCAAACAAATGGTTTAAAAACGATGTAATACCCGGAGAGATGTCTAAAACTCATAAACTGATGGCTATTAAAAGTTTTTTAGGTATTATTTTTACATCTATGACAGGTATCTGGGTGTATATATCACTATTTATATAA
- a CDS encoding FtsW/RodA/SpoVE family cell cycle protein produces MADRKLFTLVSILIGLSIIISYSLTEYTVLLFDTNQFHFAIRQSAFGFVGIVLIYVLSLGDPDKHLKPLGFSLFFGSLILMIAMPFLPESVVSEVGGAKRWIKVAGFSLAPVEFFKVGFVYFLAWSFSRKLGHHNGMGIRSEFRRFLPYAVVFVAAMFIIAFLQKDLGQVVVLGGTLLFMLIFAGSSFKFFLSILGGIFGAVVLFILTAEHRIARIKSWWALAQNSVLEIMPDFIADKLRVPVEVEPYQIGHSLNAIHNGGLFGVGLGNGTFKLGFLSEVHTDFVLAGIAEEFGFIGIVFVVFIFMWMLQRIFKIANRTRDTSIYLFSIGIGLVLSFEFLVNAYGISGITPIKGISVPFLSYGGSAMLGACLSVGMVLMASKKANMSGKSL; encoded by the coding sequence ATGGCGGATAGAAAACTTTTTACTTTAGTATCTATTTTAATAGGACTAAGTATAATTATCTCCTATTCACTGACAGAGTATACGGTTTTACTCTTTGACACAAATCAGTTCCATTTTGCAATCCGTCAGAGTGCTTTTGGTTTTGTAGGGATTGTACTTATTTATGTGCTCTCTTTGGGAGATCCGGACAAACATTTAAAACCCCTTGGGTTCTCACTCTTTTTCGGCTCACTTATCTTAATGATCGCTATGCCTTTTTTACCTGAGAGTGTGGTTTCGGAAGTTGGGGGAGCAAAACGCTGGATAAAGGTAGCAGGATTCTCTTTAGCTCCCGTAGAGTTTTTTAAAGTTGGATTTGTTTACTTCCTGGCTTGGAGTTTTTCCCGTAAGCTCGGGCACCATAACGGCATGGGGATAAGAAGTGAATTTCGCCGTTTCCTCCCTTATGCGGTTGTGTTTGTTGCCGCAATGTTTATTATCGCCTTTTTACAAAAAGATTTAGGACAGGTAGTGGTTCTTGGCGGGACACTGCTGTTTATGCTTATTTTTGCAGGGAGCAGTTTTAAATTTTTCCTGAGTATATTGGGTGGAATCTTCGGAGCAGTCGTATTGTTTATACTTACGGCTGAGCACCGTATTGCCCGTATTAAATCTTGGTGGGCATTGGCACAAAACTCGGTACTTGAAATTATGCCGGACTTTATTGCCGATAAGCTGCGTGTACCTGTTGAGGTGGAACCGTATCAAATAGGACACTCTTTAAACGCTATCCATAACGGTGGACTCTTTGGTGTGGGTCTTGGTAACGGTACATTTAAACTCGGGTTTTTATCGGAAGTTCATACCGACTTTGTTTTAGCGGGGATTGCCGAAGAATTTGGATTTATAGGGATAGTTTTTGTAGTATTTATTTTTATGTGGATGCTGCAAAGAATATTTAAAATAGCAAACCGCACCAGAGATACAAGTATCTATCTTTTTAGCATAGGGATAGGTTTAGTACTGTCGTTTGAGTTCTTGGTAAATGCTTACGGTATCAGTGGAATCACCCCTATTAAAGGGATCTCGGTTCCATTTCTATCATACGGTGGTTCGGCGATGCTGGGTGCTTGTTTATCTGTGGGTATGGTGCTCATGGCATCCAAAAAAGCAAATATGAGTGGGAAAAGCTTATGA